The following coding sequences lie in one Frigoribacterium sp. SL97 genomic window:
- a CDS encoding DUF3043 domain-containing protein translates to MAKPDSKTTETTTVAEPESTAVGKGRPTPTRREREAANQRPLVASGKEAQKAQRARLAEQRDRARVGLANGEERFLPDRDKGPQRRFIRDHVDARYSVGEAMIPIMVVVIAMTLVQSAAIQSITLLVLWGFFALAVVDCLIVGRSVNRKLAAKYGAENVRKGNRWYAAMRAMQLKPMRLPKPQVKRGEYPTA, encoded by the coding sequence GTGGCCAAGCCAGACAGCAAGACGACCGAGACGACCACCGTCGCCGAGCCCGAGTCGACCGCGGTCGGCAAGGGTCGCCCGACGCCCACGCGACGCGAGCGCGAAGCCGCCAACCAGAGGCCCCTGGTGGCCTCGGGCAAAGAAGCCCAGAAGGCCCAGCGTGCCCGTCTCGCCGAACAGCGTGACCGCGCCCGCGTCGGCTTGGCGAACGGCGAGGAGCGCTTCTTGCCCGACCGCGACAAGGGGCCGCAGCGCCGCTTCATCCGCGACCACGTCGACGCCCGCTACAGCGTCGGCGAGGCCATGATCCCCATCATGGTCGTCGTCATCGCGATGACGCTCGTGCAGTCTGCGGCCATCCAGTCGATCACCCTGCTCGTGCTGTGGGGATTCTTCGCCCTCGCCGTCGTCGACTGCCTGATCGTCGGCCGGAGCGTCAACCGCAAGCTGGCTGCCAAGTACGGCGCGGAGAACGTCCGGAAGGGCAACCGCTGGTACGCGGCGATGCGGGCGATGCAGCTCAAGCCCATGCGCCTGCCGAAGCCGCAGGTCAAGCGGGGCGAGTACCCGACCGCGTAG
- the erpA gene encoding iron-sulfur cluster insertion protein ErpA, with product MTDIATAPVDAKAHGVTITSTAADKVKSLLTQEGRDDLRLRVAVQPGGCSGLIYQLYFDERMLDGDATVDFDGVEVIVDKMSVPYLDGAAIDFEDTIQKQGFTIDNPNAQGSCACGDSFH from the coding sequence ATGACCGACATCGCAACCGCTCCCGTCGACGCGAAGGCGCACGGCGTGACGATCACGTCCACCGCCGCGGACAAGGTGAAGAGCCTGCTCACGCAAGAGGGTCGGGACGACCTTCGCCTCCGCGTGGCGGTCCAGCCCGGCGGCTGCTCGGGACTCATCTACCAGCTGTACTTCGACGAGCGCATGCTCGACGGCGACGCGACCGTCGACTTCGACGGCGTCGAGGTCATCGTCGACAAGATGAGCGTCCCTTACCTCGACGGTGCGGCCATCGACTTCGAGGACACCATCCAGAAGCAGGGGTTCACCATCGACAACCCCAACGCGCAGGGCAGCTGCGCCTGCGGCGACAGCTTCCACTGA
- the nrdR gene encoding transcriptional regulator NrdR has product MFCPFCRHPDSRVVDSRTSDDGTSIRRRRQCPNCGRRFSTTETASLNVVKRNGVLEPFSRDKIISGVRKACQGRPVTDGDLAVLAQKVEEAVRASGASQIEANDIGLAILPPLRDLDEVAYLRFASVYQAFDSLEDFEASIGQLREEHASRPLSTRSVDE; this is encoded by the coding sequence ATGTTCTGCCCCTTCTGCCGCCACCCCGACTCACGAGTCGTCGACTCCCGGACCAGCGACGACGGCACGTCGATCCGACGTCGGAGGCAATGCCCCAACTGCGGTCGTCGGTTCAGCACGACCGAGACCGCGAGCCTCAACGTCGTGAAGCGCAACGGCGTCCTCGAACCGTTCAGCCGCGACAAGATCATCTCGGGTGTCCGCAAGGCCTGCCAAGGGCGCCCGGTGACGGATGGCGATCTCGCCGTGCTGGCACAGAAGGTCGAAGAGGCCGTCCGGGCGAGCGGTGCGTCGCAGATCGAGGCGAACGACATCGGTCTGGCCATCCTCCCTCCGCTCCGCGACCTCGACGAGGTGGCCTACCTCCGGTTCGCGAGCGTCTACCAGGCCTTCGACTCGCTCGAGGACTTCGAGGCCTCGATCGGACAGCTGCGCGAAGAGCACGCGTCCCGGCCGCTCTCCACCCGATCGGTCGACGAGTGA
- the coxB gene encoding cytochrome c oxidase subunit II, producing the protein MAVVLALVLAGCTTDQLQGWLPTTAGTTNHVDRVIGLWVTSWIVLLIVGVIVWGLIIWVCVAYRRRKGQTGLPVQLRYNMPIEIFYTVVPLILVLGFFAFTARDQAAIEAPTASPDVKIDVYAKRWAWDFNYIDQQNEDESVYYQGIQAQELGDGTIDESQLPELYLPVGKTVQIDLKSRDVAHSFWIIDFLYKKDTIPGKTNSMYFTPEKEGTFSGKCAELCGEYHSLMLFNVKVVSQSEYDQYIQSLDAEGNTGLLGDQYNTNTNQPGTEAPANAAGTEDSEK; encoded by the coding sequence ATGGCAGTCGTCCTGGCTCTCGTGCTAGCGGGGTGCACCACCGACCAGCTCCAGGGGTGGCTGCCCACCACCGCGGGCACGACCAACCACGTGGACCGTGTGATCGGACTCTGGGTCACCTCGTGGATCGTCCTGCTGATCGTCGGCGTGATCGTGTGGGGCCTGATCATCTGGGTCTGCGTCGCTTACCGGCGTCGCAAGGGCCAGACCGGCCTCCCGGTCCAGCTTCGCTACAACATGCCGATCGAGATCTTCTACACCGTCGTCCCCCTGATCCTCGTGCTGGGCTTCTTCGCCTTCACGGCCCGCGACCAGGCTGCCATCGAGGCACCCACCGCGAGCCCCGACGTCAAGATCGACGTCTACGCCAAGCGCTGGGCGTGGGACTTCAACTACATCGACCAGCAGAACGAAGACGAGAGCGTCTACTACCAGGGCATCCAGGCGCAAGAACTGGGTGACGGCACGATCGACGAGAGCCAGCTCCCCGAGCTCTACCTCCCTGTCGGCAAGACGGTGCAGATCGACCTCAAGTCCCGCGACGTGGCTCACTCCTTCTGGATCATCGACTTCCTCTACAAGAAGGACACGATCCCCGGCAAGACCAACTCGATGTACTTCACGCCCGAGAAAGAGGGCACGTTCAGCGGCAAGTGCGCCGAGCTGTGCGGCGAATACCACTCGTTGATGCTGTTCAACGTCAAGGTCGTGTCCCAGTCCGAGTACGACCAGTACATCCAGTCGCTCGATGCCGAGGGAAACACCGGCCTGCTGGGCGACCAGTACAACACCAACACCAACCAGCCCGGCACCGAGGCTCCCGCCAACGCCGCCGGCACCGAAGACTCCGAGAAGTAA
- a CDS encoding dipeptidase, whose product MSDSQHPVRPTDPRTVSELAEAVHAGLPATIADLGALVRIPSVSWDAFDPEHVRRSAEAVAALVEGTGLFDEVTVSRAPIGEGGPLGQPAVLARRPAREGKPTVLLYAHHDVQPQGDDADWDTPPFEPTVKGDRLYGRGASDDKAGVMTHVAALRAVHEVLGDDLGVGVSLFIEGEEEFGSRSFADFLVQHEDELRADVIVVADSDNWSTTVPAITVGLRGNVTFRLTVRTLAHASHSGMLGGAVPDAMLAMVKLLATLHDDDGSVAVAGLTSREADHPEQSEQQLRDESGLLEGVTPIGRGPILSRVWSQPSITVTGIDAPSVANASNTLSPEVSVRISARIAPGQTAEDAYAALDAHLHAHAPFGAHVQIDDVDRGDPFLVDTTGTAIADATVAMTEGWGEAPVQTGIGGSIPFIADLVRTFPEAQILVTGVEDPDTRAHSPNESQHLGVLHRAVLSEAILLARLDARG is encoded by the coding sequence ATGAGCGACTCGCAGCATCCCGTCCGACCGACCGATCCCCGTACTGTCAGCGAACTCGCGGAGGCCGTGCACGCGGGTCTGCCCGCGACGATCGCCGACCTGGGTGCCCTCGTGCGCATCCCTTCCGTCTCGTGGGACGCCTTCGACCCCGAGCACGTGAGACGTAGTGCCGAGGCCGTGGCCGCCCTGGTCGAGGGGACGGGCCTCTTCGACGAGGTGACCGTGAGCCGGGCGCCGATCGGCGAGGGCGGCCCCCTCGGCCAGCCCGCCGTGCTCGCCCGACGCCCGGCCCGCGAGGGCAAGCCGACCGTCCTCCTGTACGCCCACCACGACGTGCAGCCGCAGGGCGACGACGCCGACTGGGACACCCCTCCGTTCGAACCGACCGTGAAGGGCGACCGGCTGTACGGGCGTGGGGCGTCCGACGACAAGGCCGGCGTGATGACGCACGTCGCGGCGCTGCGCGCGGTGCACGAGGTGCTCGGAGACGACCTCGGTGTCGGCGTCTCGTTGTTCATCGAGGGCGAGGAGGAGTTCGGTTCCCGCTCCTTCGCCGACTTCCTCGTGCAGCACGAAGACGAGCTCCGTGCCGACGTCATCGTCGTGGCCGACTCCGACAACTGGAGCACCACCGTCCCCGCCATCACCGTGGGCCTGCGCGGCAACGTGACCTTCCGCCTGACCGTCCGCACCTTGGCCCACGCCTCCCACTCGGGCATGCTCGGCGGCGCCGTCCCCGACGCCATGCTGGCCATGGTCAAGCTCCTCGCGACCCTGCACGACGACGACGGCAGCGTCGCCGTCGCCGGGCTGACGAGCCGCGAGGCCGACCACCCGGAGCAGAGCGAGCAGCAGCTGCGCGACGAGAGCGGCCTGCTCGAGGGGGTGACCCCCATCGGTCGGGGACCGATCCTGAGCCGGGTGTGGTCGCAACCGTCGATCACCGTGACGGGCATCGACGCCCCGTCGGTCGCCAACGCGTCGAACACCCTGAGTCCCGAGGTGTCCGTCCGCATCAGCGCCCGCATCGCTCCCGGGCAGACCGCCGAGGACGCCTACGCCGCTCTCGACGCGCACCTGCACGCGCACGCACCGTTCGGCGCCCACGTCCAGATCGACGACGTCGACCGGGGTGACCCCTTCCTGGTGGACACCACGGGCACGGCGATCGCCGACGCGACCGTCGCGATGACCGAGGGGTGGGGCGAGGCCCCGGTCCAGACGGGCATCGGCGGGTCGATCCCGTTCATCGCCGACCTCGTGCGCACGTTCCCCGAAGCCCAGATCCTCGTGACCGGCGTCGAGGACCCCGACACCCGAGCGCACAGCCCGAACGAGTCCCAGCACCTCGGAGTCCTCCACCGGGCCGTCCTCAGCGAGGCGATCCTGCTGGCGCGCCTCGACGCGAGGGGCTGA
- a CDS encoding flavin reductase family protein has protein sequence MTDDNAAAPRPDDSLEVFKEAFRRHAAGVAIVTARDGEGTPVGFTATSLASLAAVPPLATFNMARTASSWPAVSETDQVIVHLLGLRNRDLARRMAGPAAERFAGDHWTDGPNGVPLLTGVTAWMTGTIVERVPVHGNAVVVVRIGTGGVGEDDDALLYHDRRYLRPVHLED, from the coding sequence ATGACGGACGACAACGCGGCTGCTCCGCGGCCCGACGACTCTCTCGAGGTGTTCAAGGAGGCCTTCCGACGACACGCCGCGGGCGTGGCCATCGTCACGGCGCGTGACGGCGAGGGCACACCGGTCGGGTTCACGGCGACGTCGCTGGCGTCGCTGGCCGCCGTGCCGCCCCTCGCGACGTTCAACATGGCCAGGACGGCGAGCTCGTGGCCCGCCGTCTCGGAGACGGACCAGGTCATCGTGCACCTGCTCGGCCTGCGCAACCGCGACCTCGCCCGCCGCATGGCGGGACCCGCCGCCGAACGCTTCGCGGGCGACCACTGGACCGACGGTCCGAACGGGGTACCTCTGCTCACGGGCGTGACCGCGTGGATGACCGGGACGATCGTCGAGCGGGTGCCCGTCCACGGCAACGCCGTCGTGGTCGTGCGCATCGGAACCGGCGGGGTCGGCGAGGACGACGACGCCCTGCTGTACCACGACCGTCGGTACCTGAGACCGGTCCATCTCGAGGACTGA
- a CDS encoding quinone-dependent dihydroorotate dehydrogenase: protein MRTPYRVLFDVVFAKMDPEDAHHLAFRVIKAIPKLGLAGLVGRFTAPAPSLAVDALGLHFPSPFGVAAGFDKDAKGIAGLGALGFGHVEVGTVTARPQPGNERPRLFRLVPDLAVVNRMGFNNSGAHAAALELSRARSAPSRPVIGVNIGKSRVVDVDDAIDDYLASTRLLAPLADYLAVNVSSPNTPGLRGLQELERLAPLLEAVRDAAGHTPVLVKIAPDLDDDGVRRIGALVTELGLAGVIATNTTVSREGLATEGAVVEAAGAGGLSGAPLAVRSLEVLKLVRESVPSSMCVISVGGVSSAADVDARLRAGATLVQGYTAFLYRGPLWARQVNRGLVALDRRRRAT from the coding sequence GTGAGGACCCCGTACCGCGTCCTCTTCGACGTCGTCTTCGCGAAGATGGACCCCGAGGACGCCCACCACCTCGCCTTCCGGGTCATCAAGGCGATCCCCAAGCTGGGCCTCGCCGGCCTCGTCGGGCGCTTCACGGCCCCGGCCCCGTCCCTGGCGGTCGACGCGCTCGGACTCCACTTCCCCTCGCCGTTCGGTGTCGCAGCCGGTTTCGACAAGGACGCCAAGGGCATCGCCGGCCTCGGCGCTCTCGGGTTCGGGCACGTCGAGGTGGGGACGGTGACCGCTCGACCGCAGCCCGGCAACGAACGACCTCGTCTCTTCCGACTCGTTCCGGACCTCGCGGTCGTGAACCGCATGGGGTTCAACAACTCCGGGGCCCACGCGGCGGCCCTCGAACTCAGCCGGGCTCGGTCGGCTCCGTCACGGCCCGTGATCGGCGTCAACATCGGGAAGAGCCGCGTCGTCGACGTCGACGACGCGATCGACGACTACCTGGCCAGCACGCGCCTCCTGGCTCCTCTGGCGGACTACCTCGCCGTGAACGTCAGCTCGCCGAACACCCCGGGGCTCCGCGGGTTGCAAGAGCTCGAGAGGCTCGCTCCACTCCTCGAGGCCGTGCGCGACGCCGCCGGGCACACTCCGGTGTTGGTCAAGATCGCTCCCGACCTCGACGACGACGGCGTTCGTCGGATCGGTGCCCTCGTCACCGAGCTCGGCCTCGCGGGCGTCATCGCGACCAACACGACGGTGTCCAGGGAAGGCCTCGCCACCGAGGGGGCGGTCGTCGAGGCCGCCGGAGCCGGCGGTCTGTCGGGTGCCCCGCTCGCCGTCCGGTCGTTGGAGGTCCTCAAGCTGGTCCGTGAGTCCGTCCCGAGCAGCATGTGCGTCATCTCGGTCGGTGGGGTCTCGAGCGCCGCCGACGTCGACGCGAGGCTCCGGGCCGGGGCCACGCTCGTGCAGGGTTACACGGCGTTCCTCTACCGAGGGCCCCTCTGGGCCCGACAGGTCAACCGGGGGCTCGTCGCCCTGGATCGGCGTCGACGCGCCACCTGA
- the hisD gene encoding histidinol dehydrogenase has translation MIQTTDLRGLAPTHAQLLDLVPRSHADVGAATDAARRLVDDVRERGAAALRDQAARFDGVRPDALRVTTQTIDEAVAALDPLVKEALVESIARVTQASRAQVPAPTTTRPAAGATIEQRWQPVTRAGVYVPGGKAVYPSSVVMNVVPAQVAGVSSIALVSPAQREHGGGVHPVILGAAGLLGIDEVYAIGGAGAIGALAYGVPELELEPVQVITGPGNNFVAAAKQLVRGRVGIDSVAGATEILVIADDSADATLVAVDLISQAEHDEEASAVLVTDSAPFAEAVVAELTRLVPRTLSAARVRTALSGRQSAVVLVDDLRQAAAFSNAYGPEHLEVQTRDDDAVLADITDAGAIFVGPDTPVSLGDYLAGSNHVLPTSGQSRFSSGLGAFTFLRPQQIVRYDAEALGAVAERLVALSNAELLPAHGEAVAARLSRP, from the coding sequence ATGATCCAGACCACAGATCTGCGCGGTCTCGCGCCGACCCACGCCCAGCTGCTCGACCTCGTCCCCCGGTCCCACGCCGACGTGGGCGCCGCGACGGACGCCGCCCGGCGACTCGTCGACGACGTCCGCGAGCGGGGCGCGGCCGCACTGCGGGACCAGGCCGCGCGCTTCGACGGTGTCCGTCCCGATGCCCTGCGCGTCACGACGCAGACCATCGACGAGGCCGTCGCGGCCCTCGACCCGCTGGTCAAGGAGGCGCTGGTCGAGTCGATCGCGCGCGTCACCCAGGCCAGCCGCGCCCAGGTCCCGGCACCGACCACGACCCGCCCGGCGGCGGGGGCCACCATCGAGCAGCGGTGGCAGCCCGTCACGCGGGCCGGCGTGTACGTCCCCGGCGGCAAGGCCGTGTACCCCTCCAGCGTGGTGATGAACGTCGTTCCGGCTCAGGTCGCGGGGGTGTCGTCGATCGCCCTCGTCTCTCCGGCGCAGCGCGAACACGGCGGGGGAGTCCACCCCGTCATCCTCGGGGCCGCCGGCCTGCTCGGCATCGACGAGGTCTACGCGATCGGGGGTGCCGGAGCGATCGGCGCGCTCGCCTACGGTGTGCCCGAGCTCGAGCTCGAGCCGGTCCAGGTCATCACCGGTCCCGGCAACAACTTCGTCGCCGCGGCGAAGCAACTCGTGCGCGGTCGTGTCGGCATCGATTCGGTGGCCGGTGCGACCGAGATCCTCGTCATCGCGGACGACTCGGCGGACGCCACGTTGGTCGCCGTCGACCTCATCAGCCAGGCCGAGCACGACGAGGAGGCCTCGGCCGTCCTCGTGACGGACTCCGCGCCCTTCGCCGAGGCCGTCGTCGCCGAACTGACCAGGCTCGTGCCCCGCACCCTCAGCGCCGCCCGGGTCCGGACGGCCCTCTCCGGTCGGCAGTCGGCGGTGGTCCTCGTCGACGACCTCCGGCAGGCTGCTGCCTTCAGCAACGCCTACGGCCCCGAGCACCTCGAGGTCCAGACCCGTGACGACGACGCGGTCCTGGCCGACATCACCGATGCCGGAGCGATCTTCGTGGGGCCCGACACGCCCGTCAGCCTGGGTGACTACCTCGCCGGGTCGAACCACGTCCTGCCCACCAGCGGTCAGTCGCGCTTCTCGTCGGGGCTCGGGGCGTTCACGTTCCTCCGACCACAGCAGATCGTCCGGTACGACGCCGAGGCCCTCGGTGCCGTGGCCGAGCGGCTCGTGGCGTTGTCGAACGCCGAGCTGTTGCCCGCCCACGGCGAGGCCGTCGCGGCTCGGTTGTCGCGCCCCTGA